In the Devosia sp. SL43 genome, one interval contains:
- a CDS encoding tryptophan halogenase family protein, producing the protein MDRQSHFVVVGGGTAGWIAAFIIQDAARRKGLNARISVIEPSSIPTVGVGEATTAAFRVLLKHFGIDEFEFFRKTEATFKLGIRHEDWRRKGFTYYGPIDDPHQVVAAPKGAPSDYLNVYAIAAGKPITDMHLFGPLLEQKKAPYAKKADGSLIPLGPFHHAYHFDQAKVGRFFASKSKGVEIIDAVVSGVQRNAETGDVTALQLDNGQTLEADFFIDATGFRKQLIVKEMQAPWISYAHELPVNRALPFWLDIKPGEEIANYTRAWAQDSGWIWMIPTQTRYGCGYVYSDEFSTPEQAKAEVERVLGREIEVRSDIRFQIGRLENAWVGNVLAVGLSSSFLEPLESTSIHGTIVQMMLFADRHLKHAADMTPADRTDYNARVGRQVDDFRTFVNTHYMVERDDTPFWREVRANRIHPETKQRLDYWQQHMPRHEHFPEDLFGLPHIQTQLHYPVLAGLGLLSQDLARKEMDKDPKLRQFAREAYEGLVKEYREAAKHALGHAEFLEIVRGMG; encoded by the coding sequence ATGGATCGGCAATCGCATTTCGTGGTCGTCGGCGGGGGCACCGCCGGCTGGATCGCGGCTTTCATCATTCAGGATGCGGCACGGCGGAAGGGGCTGAATGCGCGCATCAGCGTGATTGAGCCTTCGAGCATTCCAACCGTGGGGGTGGGCGAAGCGACGACGGCGGCATTCCGCGTGTTGCTCAAGCATTTCGGCATCGACGAATTCGAGTTTTTCAGGAAGACCGAGGCGACCTTCAAGCTGGGCATCCGGCACGAGGACTGGCGGCGCAAGGGCTTTACCTATTACGGGCCGATCGACGACCCGCATCAGGTTGTGGCTGCGCCCAAGGGGGCCCCATCGGACTATCTCAATGTCTATGCCATCGCAGCGGGCAAGCCTATCACCGACATGCATCTGTTTGGGCCGCTGCTGGAGCAGAAGAAGGCGCCTTATGCCAAAAAGGCCGATGGATCGCTGATCCCGCTGGGGCCGTTTCATCACGCCTATCATTTCGACCAGGCCAAGGTCGGGCGGTTCTTTGCCAGCAAGTCCAAGGGTGTCGAGATCATCGATGCGGTGGTGTCGGGCGTGCAGCGCAATGCCGAGACGGGCGATGTGACGGCTTTGCAGCTCGACAACGGGCAGACGCTCGAAGCCGATTTCTTTATCGATGCGACGGGCTTCCGCAAGCAGCTCATCGTCAAGGAAATGCAGGCGCCGTGGATTTCCTATGCGCATGAATTGCCGGTCAACCGGGCGCTGCCGTTCTGGCTCGATATCAAGCCCGGCGAGGAGATCGCCAACTATACCCGCGCCTGGGCGCAGGATAGCGGTTGGATCTGGATGATCCCGACGCAGACCCGCTATGGCTGCGGCTATGTCTATTCGGACGAATTCTCGACGCCGGAGCAAGCCAAGGCCGAGGTCGAGCGGGTACTGGGCCGCGAGATCGAGGTGCGCAGCGATATCCGGTTCCAGATCGGGCGGCTGGAAAATGCCTGGGTCGGCAATGTGCTGGCGGTGGGGCTGAGTTCGAGTTTCCTCGAGCCGCTGGAATCGACGTCGATCCACGGCACGATCGTGCAGATGATGCTGTTTGCCGACCGGCACCTCAAGCATGCGGCGGACATGACCCCCGCCGATCGGACCGACTACAATGCGCGGGTGGGGCGGCAGGTCGATGACTTCCGGACGTTCGTCAACACCCACTACATGGTCGAGCGCGACGATACCCCGTTCTGGCGCGAGGTGCGGGCCAATCGCATCCATCCCGAGACGAAACAGCGGCTGGACTACTGGCAGCAGCACATGCCGCGGCACGAGCATTTCCCGGAAGACCTGTTCGGCCTGCCGCATATCCAGACGCAGCTGCACTATCCGGTGCTGGCCGGGCTGGGGCTGTTGAGCCAGGATTTGGCGCGCAAGGAAATGGACAAGGACCCCAAGCTCCGGCAGTTCGCACGGGAGGCTTATGAGGGGCTGGTGAAGGAGTATCGCGAGGCGGCAAAGCATGCGCTGGGGCATGCGGAGTTTTTGGAGATTGTGCGGGGGATGGGGTAG
- a CDS encoding aldo/keto reductase, whose protein sequence is MTYQAAPGRYETMQYRHAGKSGLKLPAISLGLWQNFGGTRDYPSAFAILGRAFDAGITHFDLANNYGPPPGAAEELFGMVMARDFKPYRDELIVSSKAGYNMWNGPYGEWGSRKSLIASCDQSLKRLGLDYVDIFYSHRFDPKTPLEETMGALASIVAQGKALYVGISNYPEAETREAHRILKSSGVPCTIHQPSYSTLNRWIENDKTINACGDLGIGVIAFSPLAQGVLSGKYNTGDTKGSRGTSNNPFLKAENIKPETLQAVDALGEIAKARGQTMPQLALAWVLRRKEMTSALIGVRTIEQLEDNLGALDNLDFTAEELAAIDKASAPGFTDGKPRW, encoded by the coding sequence ATGACCTACCAGGCCGCCCCCGGGCGCTACGAGACCATGCAATACCGCCATGCCGGCAAATCGGGCCTCAAGCTCCCGGCCATCAGCCTCGGCCTCTGGCAGAATTTCGGCGGCACGCGCGATTACCCGTCCGCCTTCGCCATCCTCGGCCGGGCCTTCGATGCCGGCATCACCCATTTCGACCTCGCCAACAACTACGGCCCGCCTCCCGGCGCGGCTGAAGAGCTGTTCGGCATGGTCATGGCGCGCGATTTCAAGCCCTATCGCGACGAGCTGATCGTCTCGTCCAAGGCCGGCTACAACATGTGGAATGGCCCCTATGGCGAATGGGGCAGCCGCAAGAGCCTGATTGCCTCCTGTGACCAGTCGCTCAAGCGCCTCGGCCTCGACTATGTCGACATCTTCTATTCGCACCGCTTCGATCCCAAGACCCCACTTGAGGAGACCATGGGCGCGCTGGCCAGCATCGTCGCGCAGGGCAAGGCGCTCTATGTCGGCATCTCCAACTATCCGGAAGCCGAGACGCGCGAAGCCCACCGCATCCTCAAGTCATCAGGCGTCCCCTGCACCATCCACCAGCCGAGCTATTCGACGCTCAACCGCTGGATCGAGAACGACAAGACCATCAATGCCTGCGGCGACCTCGGCATCGGCGTCATCGCCTTCTCGCCGCTGGCCCAGGGCGTGCTGTCGGGCAAATACAATACCGGCGACACCAAGGGTTCGCGCGGCACGTCCAACAACCCGTTCCTCAAAGCCGAGAACATCAAGCCGGAAACCTTGCAGGCCGTCGACGCCCTCGGCGAGATCGCCAAAGCCCGCGGCCAGACCATGCCGCAGCTGGCACTGGCATGGGTCCTCCGCCGCAAGGAAATGACCTCGGCGCTGATCGGTGTGCGCACCATCGAGCAGCTCGAAGACAATCTCGGTGCCTTGGACAACCTCGATTTCACTGCTGAAGAACTGGCCGCCATCGACAAGGCTTCCGCACCCGGTTTCACCGACGGCAAGCCGCGCTGGTAG
- the araD gene encoding L-arabinonate dehydratase has product MTSRHPHTKKPEDLRSARWFAPDDLRGFGHRSRLLQMGYAPEDWVGKPVIAILNTWSDLNPCHAHFKQRVEDVKRGVLQAGGWPVEMPAVTLGETFMKPTTMLYRNLLAMEAEEQLRAHPVDGVVLMGGCDKTTPALIMGALSAGLPMIFLPAGPMLSGNYAGQKLGSGSDAWKYWDERRAGNITDAEWFKMESGIARSYGHCMTMGTASTMTAIADAMGLTLPGASSIPAADANHIRMASGCGRRIVEMVWEEMTPDKIVTPASFRNAATVAMATGCSTNAVVHLLAMARRAKIEFTLDDLDALGRTTPLIANVRPSGKGYLMEDFFYAGGLLALMRNLGSKLDLTALTVSGLTLGEAIGDAPIYNDDVIRTLDNPVYHEGSLAVLRGNLAPDGAVIKPAACDPKYLVHQGPALVFDSYPEMKKAVDDPDLDVTPDHVMVLRNAGPLGGPGMPEWGMLPMPTKLVKQGYRDMVRISDARMSGTSYGACVLHVSPESHIGGPLALLRTGDIVAIDIPNRRLDMLVDEAELAARRAAWVKPADRFERGYGWMYAGHVTQADQGCDFDFLEPSFGATAGEPDIF; this is encoded by the coding sequence ATGACCTCCCGCCATCCCCACACCAAGAAGCCCGAGGATTTGCGTTCGGCACGCTGGTTCGCGCCTGACGACCTGCGTGGCTTCGGTCATCGGTCGCGGCTGCTGCAGATGGGCTACGCGCCGGAGGATTGGGTGGGCAAGCCGGTTATTGCCATTCTCAATACCTGGTCGGACCTCAATCCCTGTCACGCGCACTTCAAGCAGCGCGTCGAGGATGTGAAGCGCGGCGTGCTGCAGGCGGGCGGCTGGCCGGTGGAAATGCCGGCGGTGACGCTGGGCGAGACGTTTATGAAGCCGACGACCATGCTGTACCGGAACCTCCTCGCCATGGAAGCCGAGGAGCAGTTGCGGGCGCATCCGGTGGATGGCGTGGTGCTGATGGGTGGCTGCGACAAGACCACCCCGGCTCTGATCATGGGGGCGCTGAGTGCCGGATTGCCGATGATCTTCCTGCCGGCCGGACCGATGCTGAGCGGCAATTATGCCGGGCAGAAGCTGGGTTCGGGCTCGGACGCGTGGAAGTATTGGGACGAGCGGCGGGCGGGGAATATCACCGACGCCGAGTGGTTCAAGATGGAGTCGGGGATCGCCCGGAGCTACGGCCACTGCATGACAATGGGGACGGCTTCGACCATGACGGCGATTGCCGATGCGATGGGGCTGACGCTGCCGGGGGCGTCGTCGATCCCGGCTGCCGACGCCAACCATATCCGCATGGCTTCGGGCTGCGGGCGGCGCATCGTCGAGATGGTGTGGGAGGAGATGACGCCGGACAAGATCGTCACGCCGGCCTCGTTTAGAAACGCAGCCACGGTAGCGATGGCCACGGGGTGCTCGACCAATGCGGTGGTGCATCTGCTGGCCATGGCGCGGCGGGCGAAGATCGAGTTTACCCTGGACGACCTTGATGCGCTGGGGCGGACGACGCCGCTGATTGCCAATGTGCGGCCATCAGGCAAGGGCTACCTGATGGAGGATTTCTTCTATGCGGGTGGTCTGTTGGCGCTGATGCGCAATCTGGGCAGCAAGCTCGATCTGACGGCGCTGACCGTGTCGGGGCTGACGCTGGGCGAGGCGATTGGCGATGCGCCGATCTACAATGACGATGTGATCCGGACGCTGGATAACCCGGTCTATCACGAGGGCTCGCTGGCGGTGCTGCGGGGAAATCTGGCGCCTGACGGCGCGGTGATCAAGCCTGCGGCCTGCGACCCGAAATATCTGGTGCATCAGGGGCCGGCTTTGGTGTTCGACAGCTATCCCGAGATGAAGAAGGCGGTCGACGATCCCGATCTGGACGTGACGCCCGACCATGTGATGGTGCTGCGCAATGCCGGGCCGCTGGGCGGGCCGGGCATGCCGGAATGGGGCATGCTGCCGATGCCGACCAAGCTGGTGAAGCAGGGCTATCGCGACATGGTGCGCATTTCGGACGCGCGGATGAGCGGCACGAGCTATGGCGCCTGTGTGCTGCATGTGTCGCCCGAGAGCCATATCGGCGGGCCGCTGGCATTGCTGCGGACGGGCGATATCGTGGCCATCGATATTCCCAACCGGCGGCTGGACATGCTGGTGGATGAGGCGGAACTGGCGGCGCGGCGGGCGGCGTGGGTCAAGCCGGCGGATCGGTTCGAGCGGGGCTATGGTTGGATGTACGCCGGGCACGTGACGCAGGCGGATCAGGGCTGCGACTTTGATTTTCTGGAGCCATCGTTTGGTGCGACGGCGGGGGAGCCGGATATTTTTTGA
- a CDS encoding ABC transporter ATP-binding protein gives MASITIRNAVKAYGSVEVLHGVSVAARDGEFVVLVGPSGCGKSTLLRMIAGLESITDGEIEIGDRVVNELEPKERDIAMVFQSYALYPHMTVRDNMAFALKLARRSREQIDSEVNRAAEILDLAPLLDRYPRQLSGGQRQRVAMGRAIVRNPAVFLFDEPLSNLDAKLRVQMRSEIKALHQRLGATMIYVTHDQMEAMTMADRIVVMRAGHIEQVGTPLEIYDTPANSFVGSFIGSPAMNLIEGTVVDGPALRDGEGALWPLPRRAAVYAGRSVQLGIRPEHIHVQANGVEASVRSVEPTGSETHIQLQIGGKIIVAVLRDRPGIAVGDAIKIGFDSERSQLFDRQSGLYLS, from the coding sequence ATGGCCAGCATTACCATCCGCAACGCCGTCAAGGCCTATGGCTCGGTAGAGGTGCTCCACGGCGTCTCCGTAGCCGCGCGCGACGGTGAATTCGTGGTTCTGGTGGGGCCTTCGGGCTGCGGCAAGTCGACCTTGCTGCGCATGATCGCAGGCCTCGAATCCATCACCGATGGCGAAATCGAGATCGGCGACCGGGTGGTCAACGAGCTCGAACCCAAGGAGCGGGACATCGCCATGGTGTTCCAGAGCTACGCGCTCTATCCGCATATGACGGTGCGGGACAACATGGCATTCGCGCTCAAGCTGGCGCGGCGTAGCCGGGAGCAGATCGACAGTGAGGTCAACCGGGCGGCCGAGATTCTCGATCTGGCGCCGCTGCTCGACCGCTATCCGCGCCAGCTGTCCGGCGGGCAGCGGCAGCGCGTGGCCATGGGCCGGGCCATCGTGCGCAATCCGGCGGTGTTCTTGTTCGACGAGCCGCTCAGCAATCTCGATGCCAAGCTGCGCGTGCAGATGCGATCCGAGATCAAGGCGCTGCACCAGCGGCTGGGCGCGACGATGATCTATGTGACGCATGACCAGATGGAGGCCATGACCATGGCCGATCGCATCGTGGTGATGCGGGCAGGCCATATCGAACAGGTCGGCACGCCGCTCGAGATTTACGACACCCCGGCCAACAGCTTTGTCGGCAGCTTTATCGGCTCGCCGGCGATGAACCTGATCGAGGGCACGGTGGTTGATGGGCCGGCCTTGCGAGATGGCGAGGGCGCGCTCTGGCCTTTGCCGCGGCGTGCTGCGGTCTATGCGGGCCGTTCGGTGCAGTTGGGCATCAGGCCCGAGCATATCCATGTGCAGGCCAATGGCGTTGAGGCCAGCGTGCGGAGTGTCGAGCCGACCGGCTCGGAAACCCATATTCAGCTGCAGATTGGCGGCAAGATCATCGTCGCAGTGCTGCGCGACCGGCCAGGGATCGCGGTCGGCGACGCCATCAAGATCGGCTTCGACAGCGAGCGCTCGCAACTTTTCGACCGGCAAAGTGGTTTATACCTGAGCTAG
- a CDS encoding carbohydrate ABC transporter permease, with protein sequence MTTRSKSRAGTLALDILNHGALGLVALLFLFPFFWMVSNAVRSNAEVLAIPVRILPNVFEWGNFAATWTQLPFGRFFLNSVIVSGSVTIITVVVSCLSGYAFARLKFPGRDALLMAYLGTLMVPSIMLIIPLFLIVNSLGMVNTFQGVILPVAFGTFGSFLLRQFFLSIPMELEEAARIDGASRLRILISIIVPLSMPAIGLLSLFTFIGQWNNFLWPLIVMTGADNATLPVGLTQFQTQQGTAWNYIMAGATLSMLPGIVLAILLQKLIYNSIALNAGMGGR encoded by the coding sequence ATGACAACTAGGTCCAAATCCCGCGCCGGAACGCTGGCGCTCGATATCCTCAATCATGGGGCGCTGGGGCTGGTGGCGCTGCTGTTCCTGTTCCCATTCTTCTGGATGGTGTCGAACGCGGTGCGCAGCAATGCCGAGGTGCTGGCCATTCCGGTGCGCATCCTGCCCAACGTGTTCGAATGGGGCAATTTCGCTGCGACCTGGACGCAGCTGCCGTTCGGACGGTTTTTCCTCAACAGCGTGATAGTGTCTGGCAGCGTGACCATCATCACGGTCGTGGTGTCGTGCCTCTCCGGCTACGCCTTTGCGCGGCTGAAGTTTCCCGGACGCGATGCGCTGTTGATGGCGTATCTCGGCACGCTGATGGTGCCGTCCATCATGCTGATCATTCCGCTGTTCCTGATCGTTAACAGCCTGGGCATGGTCAACACCTTCCAGGGGGTGATCCTGCCGGTGGCGTTCGGGACGTTCGGTTCGTTCCTGCTGCGGCAGTTCTTCCTGTCCATCCCAATGGAGCTCGAAGAGGCGGCGCGCATCGATGGCGCCTCGCGGCTGCGAATTCTCATCAGCATCATCGTGCCGCTGTCGATGCCGGCGATCGGGCTGCTGTCGCTGTTCACCTTCATCGGGCAGTGGAACAACTTCCTGTGGCCGCTGATCGTGATGACCGGGGCGGACAATGCGACGCTGCCGGTGGGGCTGACGCAGTTCCAGACGCAGCAGGGCACGGCGTGGAATTACATCATGGCCGGCGCGACGCTTTCCATGCTGCCGGGCATCGTCCTCGCCATCCTGCTGCAGAAGCTCATCTACAATTCGATTGCACTGAATGCCGGCATGGGCGGCCGGTAG
- a CDS encoding carbohydrate ABC transporter permease produces MTIAQETAVTVSRPDTRRRNRLDVREGRTAFFFLLPSLIGVILFLVLPIIASVVLSFTNWKLLGQPAFVGFANYVRLFTADPQFWPVLRNTLFFTVEYLVLNLVISLGLAVWISSLKVGQKWFRVIFFLPTFTPGIAVAIVWMLIFAPGGFFDFIMGAMSIHIPSVLTDQTLAMQAVVVVSLWAGVGYNTVLFNAALDMVPQNYLEAARIDGATAWDRFWKIRLPLISPTLFFGCVMTAITSLQVFDQIYVMTRGGPGNATATLGYAIYQKGFQNFQMGYASAIAWVMFALIMALTAFQFWMQRKWVHYDN; encoded by the coding sequence ATGACGATTGCTCAAGAGACTGCCGTGACGGTCAGCCGGCCAGACACGCGCCGCCGCAATCGGCTGGATGTGAGGGAAGGGCGCACCGCGTTCTTTTTCCTGCTGCCCAGCCTGATCGGGGTGATCCTGTTCCTCGTGCTGCCGATCATCGCATCGGTGGTGCTGAGCTTCACCAACTGGAAGCTGCTCGGCCAGCCAGCCTTTGTCGGCTTTGCGAACTATGTTCGGCTGTTCACCGCCGATCCGCAATTCTGGCCGGTGCTGCGCAATACGCTGTTCTTCACCGTCGAATATCTGGTGCTGAACCTGGTCATCTCGCTTGGCCTCGCCGTCTGGATATCGAGCCTCAAGGTCGGCCAGAAGTGGTTCCGGGTGATCTTCTTCCTGCCCACCTTCACGCCCGGCATCGCCGTCGCCATCGTCTGGATGCTGATCTTCGCCCCGGGCGGCTTTTTCGACTTCATCATGGGCGCCATGTCGATCCATATCCCGAGCGTCTTGACCGACCAGACGCTGGCCATGCAGGCGGTGGTCGTGGTCTCGCTCTGGGCCGGGGTCGGCTACAATACGGTGCTCTTCAACGCGGCGCTCGACATGGTGCCGCAGAATTATCTCGAGGCGGCGCGGATCGATGGCGCGACGGCGTGGGACCGGTTCTGGAAAATCCGGTTGCCGCTGATTTCGCCGACGCTGTTCTTCGGCTGTGTCATGACCGCAATCACCTCGCTGCAGGTGTTCGACCAAATCTATGTGATGACGCGCGGTGGGCCGGGCAATGCCACGGCGACGCTGGGCTATGCGATCTACCAGAAGGGCTTCCAGAATTTCCAGATGGGCTACGCCTCGGCCATCGCCTGGGTGATGTTTGCGCTGATCATGGCGCTGACTGCCTTCCAGTTCTGGATGCAGCGCAAGTGGGTGCATTATGACAACTAG
- a CDS encoding ABC transporter substrate-binding protein: MRLSMVLAAAALAGSSLTATAHAQEQVNLTWQMWGDEADTALFTSLADLVTAEYPNIKVTPQFSGWTDYWTRLPVLASSGQIADLVAMQSMRMPSFYSILEPLDSYIEADGLDKAEFESSIMDGLSHDGTQYALPYDVGPWLVYYNRDKFAAAGIAEPALDWTFDDFKAAAIALTEGENYGYATQSFDYVAGPIALGAEYFNDANQFDVTNAGYVDAVSKYADLTAVDKASPVFASGSGAITGSGRFAAGSAAMYIDGPWVLLNTKDSVDFQMGVAPLPRGEGESRFITAGSGWGVAAASQHKEEAFQALKVLTGPKAAEILASAGRALPGRLAEQDFWYDVAAKDVSGTRETLKYMFEHSTPFRLNEYWNDFENLLTQYMPLALNGDNTTEGVLADIQSQLPM; this comes from the coding sequence GTGAGACTTTCGATGGTACTGGCTGCCGCCGCACTGGCTGGCAGTTCACTGACTGCAACCGCTCATGCCCAGGAACAGGTCAACCTGACCTGGCAGATGTGGGGCGACGAGGCCGATACCGCACTGTTTACCAGCCTGGCCGATCTCGTCACCGCCGAATATCCCAATATCAAGGTGACGCCGCAGTTCTCGGGCTGGACCGATTACTGGACGCGCCTGCCGGTGCTGGCGTCGTCGGGCCAGATCGCCGACCTGGTCGCCATGCAGTCGATGCGCATGCCGAGCTTCTATTCGATCCTGGAGCCGCTCGATTCCTATATCGAGGCCGACGGTCTCGATAAGGCCGAGTTCGAATCCTCGATCATGGACGGCCTTTCGCATGACGGCACGCAGTATGCGCTGCCCTATGACGTGGGTCCGTGGCTGGTCTATTACAACCGCGACAAGTTCGCGGCAGCCGGCATTGCCGAGCCGGCGCTAGACTGGACCTTCGACGATTTCAAGGCGGCTGCCATCGCGCTGACGGAAGGCGAGAATTACGGCTACGCCACCCAGTCCTTCGACTATGTGGCCGGCCCGATCGCGCTGGGTGCGGAATATTTCAACGATGCCAACCAGTTCGACGTGACCAATGCCGGCTATGTCGACGCCGTATCCAAATACGCCGACCTGACGGCGGTGGACAAGGCGTCGCCGGTGTTTGCTTCCGGATCGGGCGCCATTACCGGCAGCGGACGCTTCGCGGCGGGCAGCGCGGCCATGTATATCGACGGGCCCTGGGTGCTGCTGAACACCAAGGACAGCGTCGACTTCCAGATGGGCGTGGCGCCGCTGCCGCGTGGCGAAGGCGAGTCGCGGTTCATTACCGCCGGTTCGGGCTGGGGTGTTGCGGCGGCCAGCCAGCATAAGGAAGAAGCCTTCCAGGCGCTCAAGGTGCTGACCGGTCCCAAGGCTGCAGAAATCCTGGCTTCGGCGGGGCGCGCTCTGCCGGGACGCCTGGCCGAACAGGACTTCTGGTATGATGTGGCGGCCAAGGATGTGAGCGGCACGCGCGAAACGCTCAAATACATGTTCGAGCACTCGACCCCTTTCCGCCTTAACGAATACTGGAACGATTTCGAGAACCTGCTGACCCAGTACATGCCGCTGGCGCTCAATGGCGACAACACCACCGAAGGCGTGCTGGCCGACATCCAGAGCCAGTTGCCGATGTAA
- a CDS encoding DUF4037 domain-containing protein: MFEPDIGVEMREADLIATMTPLIADLAENGLGAVALAGSRGKGRSDEQSDYDFRVYADAYRGPDIHETEQWKRFESAMHEWEARGFRMDGVWMRSYAGVRRDLDAWLSGTAVPKTFEWTIWGYHLPTDLANQQITFDPEGALDGWKRQLAVYPEALRASVLQQYREVLHYWAGDYHYESKVARRDLVFLVGLTGKLANAILQVVFALNRAYFPGDGWNLPMAAELERLPPDFVVRMTSILSAGSDAVALRRQREELIAMISDLEVLIAA; the protein is encoded by the coding sequence GTGTTCGAGCCCGACATCGGTGTGGAGATGCGCGAGGCCGACCTGATCGCGACCATGACTCCGCTCATCGCCGACCTGGCCGAAAATGGCCTTGGGGCGGTGGCGCTGGCGGGGTCGCGCGGCAAGGGGCGGTCCGACGAGCAGTCGGACTACGACTTCCGCGTCTATGCCGATGCCTATCGCGGGCCCGATATCCATGAGACCGAGCAGTGGAAGCGGTTCGAGAGCGCCATGCATGAATGGGAGGCCAGGGGCTTCCGCATGGATGGCGTGTGGATGCGCAGTTATGCCGGGGTGCGGCGCGATCTCGATGCCTGGCTATCCGGCACGGCGGTGCCCAAGACGTTCGAATGGACGATCTGGGGCTATCACCTGCCGACCGATCTCGCCAACCAGCAGATCACCTTCGATCCCGAGGGCGCTCTGGACGGATGGAAGCGGCAACTCGCGGTTTATCCCGAAGCCCTGCGGGCCTCGGTGCTGCAGCAGTATCGGGAGGTGCTGCACTACTGGGCCGGTGACTATCACTATGAGAGCAAGGTCGCCCGGCGCGACCTGGTGTTTCTGGTGGGCCTCACCGGCAAGCTGGCCAATGCGATCCTGCAGGTCGTGTTCGCGCTCAATCGCGCCTACTTCCCCGGCGATGGCTGGAACCTGCCCATGGCGGCAGAGCTAGAGCGCCTGCCGCCGGACTTTGTTGTCCGCATGACGTCGATTCTGAGCGCCGGCAGCGACGCCGTCGCTCTTCGACGCCAGCGTGAGGAGCTCATCGCCATGATCTCCGATCTGGAGGTGCTGATCGCGGCCTGA
- a CDS encoding alpha-L-fucosidase, with amino-acid sequence MFIHFGLYALGARHEWLQHREEIAPEDYRKYFENFNPDLYDPREWARRAKQAGMKYVVLTAKHHEGFCLWDSKFTDYKATNTPYGKDMLKAYVDAYRAEGLKVGFYYSLIDWHHPEFPIDGIHPLRNHPDALEMNKTRDVTKYAEYMRNQVTELLSDFGDIAVIWFDFSYPKRDYRGMPGKGRADWQSEELIGLVRQLQPNIIVGDRLDLPTDGNFPKDLATPEQYTPRVAPTANGKPVRWEVCHTFSGSWGYHRDESTWKDAGQLINILVDTVSLGGNLLMNVGPTARGTFDKRAIAALETYGDWLHLNGRSIYGAGPSEHKAPNGTKFTQRGNRLYLHVQTWPFRHIHIEGLGGKIKYAQFLHDASEIHWLDPKAEVDSNIGVAVGENMLTLELPVLKPDVVTPVIELILKD; translated from the coding sequence ATGTTCATCCACTTCGGCCTGTACGCACTGGGTGCGCGGCACGAGTGGTTGCAGCATCGCGAGGAAATCGCGCCCGAGGACTATCGGAAGTATTTCGAGAACTTCAATCCGGACCTCTATGACCCGCGCGAATGGGCGCGGCGCGCCAAGCAAGCCGGGATGAAATATGTGGTGCTGACCGCCAAGCATCATGAAGGTTTCTGCCTGTGGGACAGCAAGTTTACCGACTACAAGGCGACCAACACGCCTTACGGCAAGGACATGCTCAAGGCCTATGTCGATGCCTATCGGGCCGAAGGGCTTAAGGTCGGCTTCTATTACTCACTGATCGACTGGCACCATCCCGAGTTTCCGATCGACGGCATCCATCCGCTGCGCAACCACCCTGATGCGCTCGAGATGAACAAGACGCGCGACGTGACCAAGTATGCGGAATATATGCGCAACCAGGTCACCGAGCTGCTGAGCGATTTCGGCGACATCGCCGTCATCTGGTTCGATTTCAGCTATCCCAAGCGCGACTATCGCGGCATGCCCGGCAAGGGCCGTGCCGATTGGCAGAGCGAGGAGCTGATCGGCCTGGTCCGGCAGTTGCAGCCCAATATCATCGTCGGCGATCGTCTCGATTTGCCGACCGATGGCAACTTCCCCAAGGACCTGGCGACGCCGGAGCAGTACACGCCGCGCGTGGCGCCGACGGCCAATGGCAAGCCGGTGCGTTGGGAGGTGTGCCACACCTTCTCGGGCTCGTGGGGGTATCACCGCGACGAGAGCACCTGGAAGGATGCCGGGCAACTGATCAACATCCTCGTCGATACGGTGTCGCTTGGCGGCAACCTGCTGATGAATGTGGGGCCGACGGCGCGGGGGACGTTCGACAAGCGGGCCATCGCGGCGCTCGAAACCTATGGCGATTGGCTGCATCTAAATGGAAGGTCGATCTACGGGGCCGGGCCGTCCGAGCACAAGGCGCCCAATGGCACCAAGTTCACCCAGCGCGGCAACCGGCTCTACCTGCACGTACAGACCTGGCCGTTCCGCCACATCCACATCGAGGGACTGGGCGGCAAGATCAAGTATGCGCAGTTCCTGCATGATGCCAGCGAGATCCACTGGCTCGACCCCAAGGCAGAGGTCGATTCCAATATCGGCGTCGCCGTCGGCGAGAACATGCTGACGCTCGAACTGCCCGTCCTCAAGCCGGACGTCGTGACCCCCGTCATCGAGCTGATCCTCAAGGATTGA